One genomic region from Gammaproteobacteria bacterium encodes:
- a CDS encoding electron transfer flavoprotein subunit alpha/FixB family protein: MNILVLVEHDNSQVKPGTLNAVTAASKIGGAVHALVAGNGCAAAAKSAAGIAGVSKVLLAEDASLANQLAENLAPFIVELVKQGGYTHVLAPATSTAKNVLPRVAALLDVMQLSDITNVIDANTFERPIYAGNAIATVQSTDPVKIATVRTTQFAPAAATGGSATVESVTGGRDAGLSTFRGQELTKSERPELTSARVVVSGGRALGSADNFQILHKLADKLGAAVGASRAAVDSGYAPNDYQVGQTGKVVAPDVYVAVGISGAIQHLAGMKDSKVIIAINKDPEAPIFQVADYGLVADLFDAVPKLTDEIKR, encoded by the coding sequence ATGAACATTCTCGTTCTCGTTGAGCACGACAATAGCCAAGTAAAGCCCGGCACACTGAATGCCGTAACCGCTGCCAGCAAGATCGGCGGCGCCGTGCATGCGCTCGTGGCCGGTAACGGTTGTGCTGCCGCCGCAAAGAGCGCCGCCGGCATTGCCGGTGTTTCCAAAGTGTTGCTGGCCGAAGATGCGTCATTGGCCAATCAGCTGGCGGAAAATCTGGCGCCGTTTATCGTCGAGTTGGTGAAGCAGGGCGGTTACACCCACGTTCTGGCGCCGGCAACGTCGACCGCTAAGAACGTATTGCCGCGAGTCGCGGCGTTGCTCGATGTCATGCAGCTGTCCGACATTACGAATGTTATCGACGCCAACACGTTCGAGCGTCCGATCTATGCCGGCAACGCTATTGCGACCGTGCAATCGACCGATCCGGTCAAGATCGCCACCGTGCGCACGACGCAGTTCGCGCCAGCGGCGGCAACCGGCGGCAGTGCTACCGTCGAGTCGGTCACGGGTGGGCGCGATGCGGGCCTGTCAACGTTCCGCGGTCAAGAGTTGACCAAGAGCGAGCGGCCGGAGTTGACTAGCGCACGCGTCGTCGTGTCGGGTGGTCGTGCGCTCGGGTCGGCGGACAACTTCCAGATTTTGCACAAGCTGGCGGATAAACTGGGCGCGGCCGTCGGTGCTTCACGCGCTGCGGTCGATTCCGGTTATGCCCCGAACGATTATCAGGTCGGGCAGACCGGTAAAGTGGTCGCACCTGACGTCTATGTCGCCGTCGGTATTTCCGGCGCGATCCAGCACTTGGCGGGCATGAAGGACTCGAAGGTCATTATTGCCATTAACAAAGATCCAGAGGCGCCGATCTTCCAGGTGGCCGACTACGGTTTAGTGGCCGATCTGTTTGACGCCGT